TCATCATGCCCCGATTGACAATCCGTTgccggttggggtgtgacataaaccgTTTTGCgtttttttaatcaaaataagTTCCTATTAGGTTAAAGTGAATATGTGTGATACAATGATACTTATGTCTCCATACTGTCGTACCCTGCATAGTTTCAACTAAAAATTTAGCATTCTAGAACATTTTTGGGCCATCTAGTCACTTCAAGAGCTGACCAGAAGACTCCGGAACAATCCATATTTTTCCAGTAATTGGGGGCATTAGAAACATGATTTCCAGCCAAGAATGGCCTGAAAATGTATTTGTATGCTTGAAAAAGGCTCACAAGTCAAAAAAACCTGAGTTTGGGTTCTCACAACAAATACCATTATTAAAATAGGCATCCGACACTTCTCAACCAACACTTGAAAGAATTAGTGTAACTTATTATTATAAAAGAGATGATCAAAACAACATTTTCTATATCTTTAATGACAAATCACACAATCCCTAGGCCTTCATGTAATTTTGTATTCCCTTTTACAAAACAACTCAGTGGACAGAAGCAGCATCCAACGACTGTGTGTACTCGAGCTTTATTTAACGCCGAACACCCCACTCCATAGCGTCCGGGCACACCGCCCCCGCTGCGTTGTCGCTTGAATTTGTTCCGGCTTGCGATGTGTATGACGAATGAAAAATGGTTGGGATGTGTGATTATAACGGTAATATTctttaatgtatatatatatatttttatttaaaaaattaaaacctTATATATACCTTTCATCCCCATTATTTTTAAACCTCTCTCTCTACCATTATTCTCTTTACTAcatattttataaaaacaaactcAAGATTTGTATACCGCTCTCTCTCTACCATTATTCTCTTCACTGCATATTTCAATTTTTCACTCGGTGATAAAGTAtctcactgatttccatttctcaaacaaatttattatttttatctaAATGAATTTCTTATATTTATGTAGGAGAAATAAAAGAGGACACACACCGAAACACACAGGGGCATTATAGTAATTATCATATTAATTTAAGACAAGAGGAGCATTCCCGCATTACACACACTCAGCTATATATACACATTCATAAACTCTCACATCTCTCTCTCGAAGCTTCTTCCCCAAGCAACAGGTAATCATTCCACATTTGATTTTGTTTGTTGTTATCGATCTAAATCTCATGCAATTTCGTGTGTTTGATTATAATTTTATGTTGAACATCATAATTTACGTTATTGATTTGATATGATGCAATTTGCGTTGATAATCTGCTGGTGTTCTACTAAATCGATGTAATGACAGTTTGTTTGATGATTATTCGAGTTGTTCTTCATAATTAATTGATCTGTTGATAACTTCTTCATGCAATTTCGTGTGTTTGATTATAATTTTATGTTGAACATCATAATTTATGTTATTGATTTGATATGATGCAATTTGCGTTGATAATCTGCTGGTGTTCTACTAAATCGATGTAATGACAGTTTGTTTGATGATTATTCGAGTTGTTCTTCATAATTAATTGATCAATTGATAACTTCTTCATGCAATTTCGTGTGTTTGATTATAATTTTATGTTGAACATCATAATTTACGTTATTGATTTGATATGATGCAATTTGCTTTGATAATCTGCTTGTGTTCTACTAAATCGATGTAATGACAGTTTGTTTGATGATTATTCGAGTTGTTCTTCATAATTAATTGATCTATTGATAACTTCTTCATGCAATTTCGTGTGTTTGATCAATCGTAATTCAGCTTGTTATGGACCTCTTCTTATGATTTTGAGGAATTAGTGTAAAATTTATCATTAGTATGTTTGTCATTTAGGATGTTGATATTATGCGACTCGTCGTTCATTTCGTGGGTTGCTTCCCACCGCAAACGCGAAAGCATTCATCCGGAACTGTCGGCACATATTCGTCGTTACACCTTGGTTTCGACAAGGTAATGTTGTTTAGCTTTGAAAATCacattatttttttgattttgtttttttgCCTATTCTACTAACAGTATTTTAAAACTAAAATGTTGGGCTGctaacgaacacgaacaagaccttgttcgtgttcgtttgttaagaaatatatgtgttcatgaaccgttcacgaacacttgaacgagattttatgttcgtgttcgtttgttaaggaaaatgaacttgtttgtgttcgtttgttaattttaggcaacaaaCAAAAAATGAACTTCAGTATGTTATGTAGGAAACCTGCAGGTTGTGCAGATTCTTGGTAGAACCTCGCTGTTTCAAACAGCGGACTAACAATTGCATAGATTTTGTAACCACCGTTcttttttattaaaacattttcAGGTGGTGGGGTGTTCTGAAGCGATGATTCGTACTTGGGACAATGGGGATAACAAGCTTGCTGACTTGGTGGAACATGCCAACCTAAACGACCTTCAAGATGTGTGTGCAAATCAGGTTCAATGCAGAGACACGTTTACCTGTTGCCGGGAAGCTTTGTTGGTAAAGAAATGGAAGGGATATGTTCTTGCAACCAACACTTTGAAATGATATGAAGATttagtatatgtatgtataaacctAACTGGTGTTGATTATATTATTCTTTGATTTAATTTCAcaaaaatgttttttttctttccttttaGCGCCACCGTATCCCGACAATCTATGTTGAGAATGGTCGACTAAAGGTACTCTTTAAGACGCGCATTAAGAAGTTTCGTAAGGTATGATTTGTTTTTGTGAGCTTTTTGTTAACATCTTATCATCTGTTTTAACATTATAATCTGTCCAGGCTGAGAGGAGGGCTGAGAGGAGGAGGCGGGCTGAGTGATAGTGCTTCTCAGAGTTCTGGGCGGATTGATACCACTCTGTAACACAACTTTGTCATGCTTTTCTTAGTTTGTCAAACTTTACCTGTTGCTTAATAATGAAGACAAGGCTAAACAAACTTATTTCCTCTATATTAGTTTGTGTTTTGACTGTTTGAGTCCTACATGTTAAGACCTTTTATATCTCTTAACAAATCCttaagaagaaaagaagaaagaatgCCAAGACATCATCATGTAAGGTCatttaaaaaagaaaactatATATTTGTCATATACTTATAGAATAATAGATATAGATGCCTAATAGGAGTAAATTGATTTAGATGATTAATATATAAATTGATCCAGAAGGAGTAATACGGTCTGTATCATTTCTTTCTGAAAAGGGGAGGAGGAGGCATGAAATTACTAATACTAATAAGGCCCAATATTTACTATATATTTTGGTTAGAAAACCTAGATAGTAATTCAGATGTTAAAAGCGATTAAAACTACAATTTATGTACTCAATATGATTAACCGTATTACAATTAAGATATTATTAGTCCAAGTTTTTTGAATAAATGGATTTAAGAGGTTGTAAGCATTTAAATACACTTTTGGTCACTTTCGACCCAGTTCAACCCATTTGGTCCTTAATTCGTTAATCTTGTGGCGAGTATCTTGTTAATCTTGTGGAGTTCGTTAGTAATTTTTGGTCTTTATTCTGCTTTCTCGTCTTGCGCCTATCTTGCATCTTCACACCAAACTGAAACGCAGCTTTCGGCATTGCTTCCTTCTGCTCATTGTACGTTGCCCACTCCTCTTCTGTCTCAAAGTCCCACCTGTGAAGCCGCCCCTTTGCTTGTACAGAGTTCACATATCAATATGGTTGGTTCAAAGTCATGGTTTAGAAAGGAACACAACACTTACTCGACCACCCATATCCATTTTCGAcaaatcatcttcatcatcactatccACAACCTCACGGTTATATTCTTGATAGCCTGGATAGCATTCCGAATAACTCTCTGATATGAAGTTTGGATCTTTCTCCCGAGCATCTTTCTCCCGTAGTTGTTGGAGCCTCATATCATCCCGCTTGAACACCGACCCAAGACCCCGATCTTTCTCTTCTTGGGTCATCATCACGATGTAGTCCTAACATGTTGTGTCAAATCATCCTAACTATGTGAGAATTGGGAACATATATATGCTTATTTTAGTATGCTCTCTTAGAGAAAGTTACAAAATAAAGTATGCAAAACTAGAGAAGAAAGGGGGGAAAGCAATACACCTTTACTATCCttgtctttcttcttcttcttcttaagAATCTTCCCAGACGAACCAAGACGGAGGTAAGACATAATTTTCCCAATCCGATCAAGCACAGACCCATCAACACTAACAGTAACCATTTCCTGCAAAAAATACCATAAATTGTAGTTGAGGATGACTTACATATTTGAGACAGAGGCTACGGCTAGCAAAGGCTTACTTCTGTGGACAGTGGTCGGAATATCATGAGAAAACCCACTCTCCTGTCATGCATCATTCATGTTAGGTTTCAAATGCATACAACAGAAGACAGTTGTAATGATGGTAATAGATAACAAATGATCCATATAGGGATTTTTTTATAGTAATAGATACTATAAAAGAATTCCCTACAGTTGAATATAAAACATAAACATATTATCATGATAAAAAAGAAGTTACCATGTCAAAAATGAAAGCCATTCTTCCAGGAAGGAACATATCATTTTGCTTGACAACAGTTTGAGGCTTGACTATCCACTGATACACAGCCTGCAACAGAAAACAGTATGAGCAGCAAGATACATATTTGGGATAGACAGAGGCTACGGGGGTAGCAAAGGTACCATTACATTTCCAGTGCGGAAGGATACTGGGTCTGGGTGGTCTTCCTTAGAGGACTCTCTGTTAatcattaattaattaatataggTAAGGATGCAGTTGCagccagtggcggatctaggaacTTCTTTTAGTGGGTTCGTTTTAATAGATTCTTACTGTTTTTTTCAAGTCATACAAGGCAATTATAAACATGTAttcaataaaaagtcttgtttggttgaaggagcttgaatCTTTTAGGTTATgagagcttgaagcttttggttatACGCTCCCACTAGTAGCGTTTAAAAAAGCTACAAACTTTTAAGGAAAAATAACTATTTTAACCTATAAAGCTAATAAACTTTTTAATGtccgttttggtcattttattaaaagctctaGTTACTTTGTCAAACAcctaaatatatctaaaaaactacagctaccagcttccagccaccaaccacctacttttgccaaacataccctaaaagCACTCCATTTTTATTTGATGGTTCGGCCGAAGAAGAACATAGGAAGGGAAGTAGTCTTCTAGGTGGGATCAAAATAAGCTATATCTAAACTATATGATCATACGTTATACATAATACATATGAAGAGAAAATAATTTTGCATAAAATTCAAGAGTTTAAGTAATTACATGTGTTAGTAAATCCTTTAAACCAAAAATCCCCAAATCTATTGGATTTTTTGCACTTTTGCTCATCTTACATCGTGAGAAATCAACATTGAATGAATAAATGGCTAAGGGCTGCTTGCTTTCCCAATAAATTCGTTGATTCTGATTTTTTTGCTCATCTCATATGAATTAGAAAACAATTATGGATGAAAGAAACGACTATAAAAAGGCTCCTTGTTTTTCTAGACAATTCATCCATTATGCATTTTTGTTCATCCCATATCAGATGAGAAAACAACGTTGAATGAAAAAAGACTATAAAACGACTCCTTACTTTCCCAAAGAAATCATCCATTCCTTTGTGGAGATGTATTGAGTTTTATCCATTGGTTGGTAAAGCTAAATCACTTATTATTTGTATAGTTTAGACTTTATACGTTTGAAATGCGTAAGTCACTTGTTCTAAAAGACGAGTTTTGAAACTAACTGGGGTGGTTTGATAAAATTAAAAGAACATGATGAGGCGATTTGAATCTTGCTTAGGCGGTTATTACATTGTGGATGTTATTAATTGTATCCAGATATAAAAAGTTCTTGTAAGAAAATTAAGGCTAGCTTACTTGGCAGAGGCTTATGCCTTTTAGAGATAAAGTCTCATATTCAAGTCCAGGCATAAGAGATTTATTTAGGGTTATTCGTGTAGTAATATAGTATTAAAAAAACTAAGATAAATAGCTCgcttataatttaattattaattttaaattagCATTTTACATTGAATTTCTACTTTTGCCTATGACAGTCACTGTATTTACTTGCATTTATAGCACAATCCAATATATGCTACAATCAATCTTATTAACTGATCTTATTTAACCCATGCTATTCGAACCATCGTTAACATTTCCTCATGTCATTTTTTTAAACTTGGCTCAAAATTAGGGCTATCAATCGCTAAAAAATTTATATATTAGACCAACAAATTCATAAGAAGAGCGTGGATGTTATAATTTGTTGATTAAGAAAACATATGTCCATGCAATTTACatattaatataaaatataaataacccGAAGCAACTACTAGTCCCgtagtaaataaaataaattaattaatttcacCATAGTCTAAGAGGCTTGTTAATGTTATGCTTGCTTGCAAGACCTCTTCTTCCTCTTTCTTATGTTATCATTGGTATGGCTTTTAATGTCATCTTCCTGTTGCCCCTGCTGCATGTATATTATACATCCAAAAAAACTTGTATCATATGGTTTTCGAACCCTACAAGTAGCAAGCCTATTTACGTGTGTGTTAAAATTAAAGACATTTATAATACCAAACCTTTTCATGGAGACACGAGGCTCCTGACAAATATAGAAGTAGGAACAAAGCCCTCATCACTAGGCACACGGGTACCACCATCATCAGCGTAGCGCCGACGACCACTGCTCTCCTTGATCCAGCAGTGCGCAACATCATACTTGCTCCGACAATGATCAGGATCAGCATATAGTTCCCACTTGTTGTTTTTCATAAcccatttcttctttttcttgtcTTTAGAAAAACGTGAAGATCAATAATCAAGTCCATCCGAAACGGTTCTCGGGCCGGTAtcgtttgtttatttgttttagttaGTAATGGGTCAAACTGTTTATTGTTTATATTATGTATTTGGGCCGGAGGCCAAGTCTAGTGGGTCGAACAATATATCAAGTCCAGTTAGGTTATGTAATGTTAGAGAACAAGCGAGCTTGGGCCGATGTTGATGAACCGGTACGTCAAGTAATAACCGCACGAGCGGTTATGATGGAAACATCATATCTCTTCATGAAACGGTGTGACGTTTGAAGACGTACCTGTTCACTGCATATAAAGCCGGCCGCAACCCTTGTTCATAATCGGTTAAGTCAGTACATTCGTCTCTGTATTGCAAGTTATTATATTCAAGTTCAAGTTCGATTCAAGTTTTGTTCGGTTAGTTTAGTTTATCATTCAGAAATTTCAGTTTGTTCGTTTTCATGATGATGTATTGTGATTACTGTGGATTGTTTGAAAACGATTGTGTGTGCGGTCACAACACCGTCCGTTCCAAatggtcctgggtttccgattacgatgataccaacattggtatcagagccaaaggtttaaCAGGAACCGGAAGGAGTTGTGATCATGATGGGAACCGGGTATGTGGAGACAAGGGAAAATCGGTGGAAACCGATTACGGTGAAGATGTTGTTCGTAGTGGAAAGTGCGGCCGGGCGGCGGAAGAGGATGAGTACGCGCAGGGGAAGCCAACCATACGAATCGGGAAGTCACCGGTGAAGAAGTTTCCAAAGAAAATGGTTCCAAAGGGATTCGTGAAGAAGTCCGGTAAGAAAGCAAGTGCACCGGTGGGTAGGCCAAGGAAACCGGGAATCCGTTGCTTCAAGTGCAAGCAATTTGGTCATATCGCCTCGATTTGCCCAAGTAAGTATATCAATTTATCGCCGTTACCAATTGAAAGTGATTATGTGGTTAAGGATACTTGTGGCGGTAAATGGGATTCGATATGGGTTGTTGATCCTACGTTCAAAACACACATGACGGGAAACCGGAATGTGTTTAAGTGTTTCAAGAGGCACTTTGGGGTAGTGACAAACGAAAGTAGGAAGGATTTTTCGTTTGTGCATGGTATTGGAGAAGTTAGAGTGCCGGTGGACGGCAAAGACAAGACGATCCCGTGTGTAAGTTATGCTCCTAGTCTAGACAAGAACGTGTTAAGTCTAGAACAACTTTTGTTTCAAGGGATAGAAACGGTTACAACGGGGGATACGTGTGTGTTAAAGAAGATGTTTGGATGTCGCTCGAAAGGGTTCGACATTTATGAAGATAAGTCGGAAGTTGACTTGGAACAAGATTATCTCAACGCATTTTATGATAATCTTGGCGTTGACAACGGTtacaagaaagaaaagaaagaattccaAGAATGTTTGGGTGATTACTACGAAAGGGAATTCgaaaaagaaagaaacaagaaGAGGGTGTACGGTGAAAATTCAAGGGCAAGAAAGAAGGAAGTTGTGTATTCCAAGAAAGCAAAGAAGGCGCTTTTAATTTACATTGAAGGCGAAAAAGATAACCCACGTCAATCAAAAGAAGCGCTTCGGGAACGAGCGTTAATTCTCTCACAACTCGAGGAAGACGTCATCGAAAGGAACATGATTATGGAAAGTTGGGTAGAACCAGGAGATCTTATTACGTTGCACGAGGAAATAAAGAAACACCAAAGGTTTTTCGAAGCACCATTCGAAGAAGTCTTGATTTGGTTTATTACGGATTTTCTCGGAATTGTTTGTGAGAAAGCAATGCCACCCGAATTGATTGATGGCCGAGACCTTAGTCTCATATTGTTACATCGCATTGTAAAGCACAACGGAGGGTTCAAGGAAGTGATGGAGAAGAATATGTGGGATGTGATCGCGGCCAAGTATGGTTACGAACCGGATGATGCATACGAGATAAAAGTCGCCTACATCTACTACTTGGAACTAGTCGAGTGGTACTTCGACTACATGAAGAAAGAGCGTGGGAAAAAGGAAGATGTCATGGCTGGAAATTCAAGCAACAACTGCGGTTGGCTCGAAGAATCAAGCGACGACGAAGTGGTGGTCAAGATAGAGGTCACCAACAATCGCAAGGAGTGATCACGGCCGGAGACTCGGATGTTCTTGCTTAGGGCGGTGAATGAAGATCAATAATCAAGTCCATCCGAAACGGTTCTCGGGCCGGTAtcgtttgtttatttgttttagttaGTAATGGGTCAAACTGTTTATTGTTTATATTATGTATTTGGGCCGGAGGCCAAGTCTAGTGGGTCGAACAATATATCAAGTCCAGTTAGGTTATGTAATGTTAGAGAACAAGCGGGCTTGGGCCGATGTTGATGAACCGGTACGTCAAGTAATAACCGCACGAGCGGTTATGATGGAAACATCATATCTCTTCATGAAACGGTGTGACGTTTGAAGACGTACCTGTTCACTGCATATAAAGCCGGCCGCAACCCTTGTTCATAATCGGTTAAGTCAGTACATTCGTCTCTGTATTGCAAGTTATTATATTCAAGTTCAAGTTCGATTCAAGTTTTGTTCGGTTAGTTTAGTTTATCATTCAGAAATTTCAGTTTGTTCGTTTTCATGATGATGTATTGTGATTACTGTGGATTGTTTGAAAACGATTGTGTGTGCGGTCACAACACCGTCCGTTCCGAatggtcctgggtttccgatgacgatgataccaacaaAACGATCAGGATTCGAAGATATGCATAGACATTCTTCAATAACCCCAAGTCTTACACACCACCGATCATATTCATAACCTAGTTGGGGTTGGGGGATTTCTTCAAATTTTAGTGTAGATAAATCCAAAGAAAGAATAACTACCCGACGCTTTTTTATATCTTCCATGAACCAGTGAAGCGCCCCGCCACGTAAGGTACCGGCTTTACCATCAATACTCGtatatttaactttttttataagTTCCCAGGTATCTGATTTTAGTGACAGCACATAAAAAAGTGTCCACTTTTTATTTATCATAAACCCGGCTACAACCTTGTAATCATCATCTGCATAGCTAAAGCCCCAACATACTCCTTGCCGCCAGAAAGGCTTATGAGGGGACTTTGGCAGCTTTTTTTTTCTCTAGTGGAAGGATTGCATATTCGCAAGTTAACATCTCTAGGAGAAAAACATACTAGACCGTTATACGAGCCAACGATGTGAATAACGTTGACGAAAAACCATTCGTCTTCAGTAGTAGTTAAGTCGGAAACGAACCTTCTATGTCCAAGTTGATGATTTTTACGATCGGTGTTGAAAGCATGTTTCAAGTGAGACGTAACGAAACAAGGAGTGGATATTAGAGAATGCCATGACTTACATACGGCCTTGCATCTGAGTAGATCTTCCATGTCTAATCGGACCAGTATCTGCTCCACCACATCAATCATAACCTCTGCCATTCGATCATCCAAATCATCTCTAATCATCTTCGTTCGTTCGTTTATTGAACAAAAGGTGGTGTTTGTTTGATGGTTAAAGTGAATGGTGGTTGCGTGAATAGGAATTTGACTTTGAGAAACCCTAGCTAATGGTTGTATATATAGCGGGTAGAGAATCCAGTAAAAAGTccaacttttgtgagaagtgtgagaaataatttgggaatgacaagtgtcccttatcttaattaattcaaaaaggtatattagtaattgtccattcttatcaattaattgatttccaaagataactgccaaaatatatcaggcgatatattagggatgtgattcgaattcgatttgttctatatatttaattgtttacggtaagttcttgttgtagtgttatattccc
The sequence above is drawn from the Helianthus annuus cultivar XRQ/B chromosome 12, HanXRQr2.0-SUNRISE, whole genome shotgun sequence genome and encodes:
- the LOC110896270 gene encoding suppressor of mec-8 and unc-52 protein homolog 2, with product MGLCLIGLGKLCLTSVLVRLGRFLRRRRRKTRIVKDYIVMMTQEEKDRGLGSVFKRDDMRLQQLREKDAREKDPNFISESYSECYPGYQEYNREVVDSDDEDDLSKMDMGGRAKGRLHRWDFETEEEWATYNEQKEAMPKAAFQFGVKMQDRRKTRKQNKDQKLLTNSTRLTRYSPQD